From the genome of Bos taurus isolate L1 Dominette 01449 registration number 42190680 breed Hereford chromosome 27, ARS-UCD2.0, whole genome shotgun sequence, one region includes:
- the LOC789175 gene encoding beta-defensin 103B isoform X1, with translation MRLYYLLFALLFLFLLPVPGNGGIISGLQRYYCKIRSGRCALIGCLPKEEQIGRCSLSGRKCCRKKK, from the exons ATGAGGCTCTACTACCTTCTCTTTGCGTTGCTCTTCTTGTTCTTGCTGCCTGTTCCAG GCAACGGCGGCATCATAAGCGGGTTACAAAGGTATTATTGCAAAATAAGAAGCGGCCGGTGTGCTCTGATTGGCTGCCTTCCAAAGGAGGAACAGATAGGCCGCTGTTCACTGAGTGGCCGAAAATGCTGccggaagaagaaatga